One Onthophagus taurus isolate NC chromosome 11, IU_Otau_3.0, whole genome shotgun sequence genomic window carries:
- the LOC111414575 gene encoding transmembrane protein 272-like, with the protein MNVGLMSSSVNDLQSTPPSYYNLYGGPSTAISQDLGEPPTYEEAIDPNGPPPSYDSLFGRVREARKTSKGVFDFLKNVVIILLGAVGCTVILGVTIIVPICMIVMGLIYLHECPQGEYIPVYLLVGGIFGILKQLLHLSTRVRQREEDQQEEQLRQSPTQTLLNCFMLGWFIIGSVWVYKEYEPNYDPLKDNGKYCNKSLYLFAFWLITAVYILIGTVTLCLCSLSIASIVLQPKITAFENENAENAERR; encoded by the exons ATGAACGTGGGCCTGATGTCCAGCTCGGTAAATGACTTGCAAAGTACCCCGCCATCGTACTATAATTTGTATGGGGGCCCTTCAACAGCTATCTCCCAAGATTTGGGAGAACCACCAACTTACGAAGAAGCTATCGATCCAAAcg GACCTCCACCTTCGTACGATTCATTATTTGGTAGAGTAAGAGAAGCAAGAAAGACAAGTAAAGgagtttttgattttctaaaaaatgtggtaataattttattgggtgcag ttgGTTGTACCGTTATATTAGGGGTAACTATAATTGTACCGATTTGTATGATCGTAATGGGTCTGATTTATTTACACGAGTGTCCCCAAGGCGAATACATTccagtttatttattagttggtg gtatttttggtattttaaaacaacttttacaTTTATCAACGAGAGTAAGACAGCGTGAAGAGGATCAACAAGAAGAACAACTTCGTCAATCACCGACTCAAACACTATTAAACTGTTTTATGTTGGGATGGTTTATAATTGGATCGGTTTGGGTTTACAAAGAATACGAACCAAATTATGATCCGCTAAAAGACAACggaaaatattgtaataaaagtttgtatttattcGCGTTTTGGCTGATAACCGCTGTGTATATTTTAATCGGAACGGTGACTCTGTGTTTGTGTTCTTTGAGTATCGCGAGCATTGTGTTACAACCAAAAATAACAGCTTTTGAAAATGAGAATGCGGAAAACGCAGAAAGAcgataa
- the LOC111414566 gene encoding CD151 antigen, with protein MGYAQLDGCGNCVKYAMFVTNLIIFLGGLVLVALGIWSITDKAFANQLLGTNLYSGSIYIMLTMGIIVCFISFLGYFGSIKEIRCLLVAYFICVFLIFVTMLIGGILGYVFRGKIETTLENAMLASLKHYGNNRAVTDAWDETQTRLQCCGVNSYRDWDFKTPDTCCRETAPGVRQSCQDVTQHSPIIMYTNGCLNITKKLVKEHAVIIGSAGIIVACILILGMIFSCALYKKIDE; from the exons atggGGTACGCACAACTTGATGGGTGTGGTAATTGTGTGAAATACGCAATGTTTGTtaccaatttaataattttt ctTGGTGGGTTAGTTCTTGTAGCTTTAGGAATATGGTCAATAACTGATAAAGCTTTTGCAAATCAACTCTTGGGAACAAATTTATACTCAGGATCTATCTACATCATGTTAACAATGGGAATAATAGtttgttttatttcctttttgggatattttggctctattaaagaaattagatGTCTTCTCGTTGCT tatttcatttgtgtttttttaatatttgtaacaATGCTTATTGGAGGAATTTTGGGATATGTGTTTAGAGGAAAAATTGAGACCACCTTAGAAAATGCTATGTTAGCCTCATTAAAACATTATGGAAATAACCGGGCAGTTACCGATGCTTGGGATGAAACTCAAACTAGACTGCAATGTTGTGGAGTCAATTCATACCGCGATTGGGATTTCAAAACTCCCGATACATGTTGCAGGGAGACCGCTCCTGGTGTAAGACAATCATGTCAAGATGTTACCCAACATAGCCCAATAATTATGTATACCAACGGTTGTTTGAATATCACTAAGAAATTGGTTAAAGAACATGCGGTTATTATTGGAAGTGCTGGAATAATTGTCGCTTGTATATTg attttgggAATGATTTTTTCGTGTGCTTTATACAAGAAGATTGATGAGTAA